Proteins encoded in a region of the Paenibacillus pedocola genome:
- a CDS encoding tetratricopeptide repeat protein — MSKVGRNDLCPCGSGKKYKRCCLGKETSAVESILRLVTTEEAAAREAVVAEPEAMPAAPEAVVRPESKLTLTKLKKMVARELKWEHPAHEQLALQLIESMREQYERELIFEALVLWNGFSRQTKPAVKKSGSFCAAIEYILSEEYGFTLTQTGLAEKYEVTTATISRKVKEILNYIEEYGMGGESDELLVLNGPGTPREKSQMLLHKSMEATSVKRRIQLAEAALEIYPDNSDAYLILAEESENEQEARALLKAGIAAGGRELGEDFFAKNKGHFWGLHETRPYIRICKSYAESCWFGGKAEEAAQTLEHILELNPDDNTGARYLLAAVYLYSNQLKEAEQVLKKYGKEDAAAAFAYDRIVLEYKKNGITSQLKMLYRVARGVNKHVPDYLLGVKRLPHNLPDFVGMGDSNEAIEYVIMHSRLWASVPDLLKWMLKQ; from the coding sequence TTGAGTAAGGTTGGAAGAAATGACTTATGCCCATGCGGAAGCGGGAAAAAATACAAAAGATGCTGCCTGGGTAAAGAAACGTCAGCGGTGGAGTCCATACTGCGGCTCGTAACAACGGAAGAGGCGGCAGCCCGCGAGGCTGTAGTGGCTGAACCAGAGGCGATGCCAGCGGCTCCAGAAGCGGTCGTCCGGCCTGAAAGCAAGCTTACGCTGACCAAGCTGAAAAAAATGGTAGCACGTGAGCTGAAATGGGAGCATCCGGCCCATGAACAGCTGGCATTGCAGCTGATTGAGAGCATGAGGGAGCAGTACGAGCGGGAACTGATTTTTGAAGCATTGGTTCTCTGGAACGGCTTCTCCCGCCAGACCAAACCTGCGGTGAAGAAATCAGGCTCGTTCTGCGCGGCCATTGAATATATATTATCCGAGGAATACGGCTTCACTCTGACCCAGACTGGGCTGGCCGAAAAGTATGAGGTTACCACGGCAACCATCTCCCGTAAGGTGAAGGAAATACTCAACTATATAGAGGAATACGGCATGGGCGGAGAATCGGATGAACTGCTCGTCCTTAACGGCCCGGGCACGCCCAGAGAAAAGTCGCAAATGCTGCTGCATAAATCCATGGAAGCCACCTCTGTGAAGCGGCGGATTCAGCTGGCGGAAGCGGCACTGGAGATTTATCCGGATAACTCCGATGCCTACCTGATCCTCGCCGAGGAGTCAGAGAATGAGCAGGAGGCACGGGCTTTGCTGAAAGCAGGGATCGCTGCCGGCGGACGTGAGCTGGGTGAGGATTTTTTTGCGAAGAATAAAGGCCATTTCTGGGGTCTTCATGAAACCCGTCCTTATATCCGTATATGCAAGAGCTATGCCGAATCCTGCTGGTTTGGCGGAAAAGCGGAAGAAGCGGCACAGACGCTGGAGCATATTCTGGAGCTTAATCCCGATGACAATACCGGAGCGCGTTATTTGCTGGCTGCGGTGTACCTCTACAGCAATCAGCTGAAAGAGGCGGAGCAGGTGCTTAAGAAATACGGCAAGGAGGATGCCGCTGCGGCTTTTGCCTATGACCGGATTGTCCTGGAGTATAAAAAGAACGGAATCACCTCCCAGCTCAAAATGCTCTACCGTGTAGCGCGCGGAGTGAACAAGCATGTGCCTGATTATTTACTGGGTGTGAAACGGCTGCCGCATAATCTTCCGGATTTTGTCGGCATGGGTGACTCCAATGAAGCGATTGAATACGTCATTATGCATTCCCGTTTATGGGCAAGTGTGCCGGATTTATTAAAATGGATGCTGAAGCAATAG
- a CDS encoding helix-turn-helix transcriptional regulator, translating to MNYTTTIRSELEDFIEREGLNLSQLGRKAGLNAGTVSSILKGNRIMAVDQLDRMTKVLNLPEGYYYEQYIQECIVETVPNWRRIRPFLFRCAELDSLDCIRRSVQLLLDNLTYSPLLFEVAEEFLTAGKHKAAIILYESVAASERRQHSERLAFCQYRLFTLRLGDNQERNLQAAIQFEPFVDRLDETDQLDALRELANTYKSLQRWDKVDEIAEELGNKAKIQLQLPSKLVHRRGEAKKKLKRPLFVYLTFSYLLRGGVCDARGAYEEALQYAYKYADLSWVKDEDEETQKWVKLFKGWAKANIFVYKLRIGHESVISDYAEFIDHNEDELLIGIHNIASAANKFDFDIDPILEKYKSRILAYATPQPESIGMYTHQIIAEESTLCFYELAYYYLSRKAFPEGFKYLLAGLVKANFINKDTRILSFVRLFEKFRDYATFDIQRNYQNLMKREIGKHEKKSGGIVSGK from the coding sequence TTGAACTACACAACCACGATTCGCAGCGAGCTGGAAGATTTCATAGAACGGGAAGGCTTGAATCTCAGTCAACTGGGCAGGAAGGCAGGCCTGAATGCCGGCACCGTCAGCTCCATTCTGAAAGGAAACAGGATTATGGCGGTTGACCAGCTGGACAGGATGACTAAGGTTCTGAACCTGCCGGAAGGTTATTACTATGAGCAGTATATTCAGGAGTGTATCGTAGAGACTGTACCTAACTGGCGCAGGATCAGGCCGTTTCTTTTCCGCTGTGCGGAGCTGGACAGTCTGGATTGCATCCGCCGGTCAGTGCAGCTGCTGCTCGACAACTTGACTTATTCGCCGCTGCTGTTTGAAGTTGCAGAAGAGTTCCTCACTGCGGGCAAACATAAGGCTGCTATTATTCTCTATGAAAGCGTTGCCGCAAGTGAACGAAGGCAGCATTCGGAGCGTCTCGCCTTTTGCCAGTACCGGCTGTTTACGCTTCGCTTAGGTGATAATCAGGAGCGCAATCTTCAGGCAGCCATACAATTTGAACCTTTTGTGGACAGGCTGGATGAAACGGATCAACTCGATGCCTTGAGGGAGTTAGCTAATACATACAAGTCATTACAACGTTGGGATAAGGTTGACGAAATCGCAGAAGAACTGGGGAATAAAGCAAAAATACAGCTGCAGTTGCCCTCTAAGCTTGTACATAGGAGAGGGGAAGCGAAAAAGAAACTGAAAAGACCGCTCTTTGTCTATTTAACATTTTCATATCTTTTGCGCGGCGGTGTTTGTGATGCGAGAGGTGCTTATGAAGAAGCGCTTCAATATGCATATAAATATGCCGATTTAAGCTGGGTGAAGGACGAGGATGAAGAAACTCAGAAGTGGGTTAAGCTGTTTAAGGGTTGGGCCAAAGCAAATATTTTCGTCTATAAGCTCAGGATTGGGCACGAAAGTGTCATATCTGACTATGCAGAATTCATTGATCATAATGAGGATGAGTTGCTGATAGGGATCCATAATATAGCAAGTGCTGCTAATAAATTTGATTTTGATATAGATCCTATTCTTGAGAAGTATAAGTCACGAATTTTGGCCTATGCAACGCCGCAACCGGAATCCATAGGTATGTACACGCATCAGATTATAGCTGAAGAGTCTACACTATGCTTTTACGAATTAGCTTATTATTATTTATCCAGAAAGGCTTTCCCAGAAGGCTTTAAATACCTTCTTGCTGGTTTAGTGAAAGCTAATTTCATCAATAAAGATACACGTATTCTTTCATTTGTACGATTGTTTGAAAAATTCCGGGATTACGCAACTTTTGATATACAACGCAATTATCAAAATTTAATGAAAAGGGAGATTGGTAAACATGAAAAGAAAAGTGGCGGCATTGTTAGTGGCAAGTAG
- a CDS encoding aspartyl-phosphate phosphatase Spo0E family protein gives MKESEILKQSIEQARHNLNKLEEKFYLGHPAVLHQSMVLDELINEYNRHYFKELMGTLHTNEPAGEGLWPAQSLRLRYI, from the coding sequence GTGAAAGAGTCAGAGATTCTCAAGCAAAGTATCGAACAAGCCCGGCACAACTTAAATAAGCTCGAAGAGAAATTTTACCTGGGCCATCCCGCCGTGCTCCATCAATCGATGGTACTCGACGAACTTATAAATGAATACAACCGGCATTACTTCAAGGAGTTAATGGGCACCCTGCACACCAATGAACCTGCGGGCGAGGGGCTATGGCCGGCTCAATCGCTGCGGCTGCGTTATATCTGA
- a CDS encoding methyl-accepting chemotaxis protein, whose product MALRKIKEEISKKGQKPELKAVDGAALLPPADRSKENAKPRSWKPSIGAVRNMGIRGKLFLSVILSVVAIFVIVAVVIYSNAKQIIVDDLHSSLSYEKEKISVKVGELLQPASDSVELLNANAYVRNFIAQVDSADTVKTTEGYSELIQTLNLIKDSNKNLLNVYIGLDAVNKVITQDEFEPPADFNMKERGWYATTVQNNKLTVTDPYIDAGSGKMVVSVTAPILNDAGKLIGVAGADISTEQIIQALSAFNYNGSGFAILIDKTGTFIYHPDTDNILLQKMSDLGADWKAVGEKMVQWGANVILTDIDGKASYVSYAPAVDKQWSVALMVPQKNAEKELQTFKLIFFLSIIISVVVMLVLLYLVSGSILKQIPILTAAFQKAMMGDLSARASVTAKDEIGVLAEGFNDMISSQQRLIQDIKLSSHSISEALDNTEKNVFVLDGSISEISAITEELSAGMQQTAATMQEMNASTNEIESAISGIARKAQEGAEAAGQINERADKLKEAAIRSRQQADVVYGQSEEKLRSAIEQAGSISQITALSGAILEIAAQTNLLSLNASIEAARAGDAGRGFAVVAEEIRKLAETSRTTVTEIQDVTESVVKAVSKLVEGAESMLRFMDSQVLKDYDSMQETGQRYSEDARYIDELVTDFSATSEQLLASIQSMLTAIGETSSAANEGAEGASSIAVQAEQIIGKSGEIVTEMDEIKNSSALLQQAVSRFKA is encoded by the coding sequence ATGGCACTAAGGAAAATCAAGGAAGAGATAAGCAAGAAAGGGCAGAAGCCTGAGCTGAAGGCAGTGGATGGGGCAGCCCTGCTTCCACCTGCGGACCGGTCTAAGGAGAACGCTAAGCCGCGCTCATGGAAGCCGTCGATTGGGGCAGTCCGTAATATGGGGATTCGCGGCAAGCTGTTTTTGTCCGTGATTTTGTCTGTTGTGGCTATTTTCGTTATTGTAGCGGTAGTTATTTATAGCAATGCCAAACAGATTATCGTGGATGATCTGCACAGTTCCCTTTCTTACGAGAAGGAGAAAATCAGTGTGAAGGTGGGTGAACTGCTTCAGCCCGCTTCAGACAGCGTGGAATTGCTGAATGCGAACGCCTATGTCCGCAACTTCATCGCACAGGTGGATTCTGCGGATACGGTCAAGACCACTGAGGGGTACAGCGAATTAATTCAGACGCTTAACCTGATTAAGGATAGCAACAAGAATCTGCTCAATGTATATATCGGCCTGGATGCGGTGAATAAGGTCATTACCCAGGATGAGTTCGAGCCTCCGGCAGACTTCAATATGAAGGAACGCGGCTGGTATGCTACCACGGTCCAGAACAACAAGCTGACGGTGACGGATCCCTACATTGATGCTGGTTCAGGGAAAATGGTTGTCAGTGTTACAGCGCCGATCCTGAATGACGCCGGCAAGCTGATCGGGGTGGCCGGGGCGGATATCTCAACGGAGCAGATTATCCAGGCGCTGAGCGCTTTTAATTACAACGGCAGCGGATTTGCCATATTGATCGATAAGACGGGGACGTTTATCTATCATCCCGACACTGATAATATCCTGCTGCAGAAAATGAGCGATCTTGGAGCAGACTGGAAGGCTGTCGGCGAAAAAATGGTTCAGTGGGGCGCGAATGTGATCCTGACGGATATCGACGGCAAAGCCAGCTATGTCTCCTATGCGCCAGCGGTGGACAAACAGTGGTCCGTTGCACTAATGGTTCCCCAGAAGAATGCTGAGAAGGAACTGCAGACGTTTAAGCTGATATTCTTCCTGTCGATTATTATTTCTGTTGTAGTGATGTTAGTACTGCTCTATTTGGTCTCGGGCAGTATTCTGAAGCAGATTCCCATTCTGACAGCAGCGTTCCAGAAAGCCATGATGGGGGATCTGTCAGCGCGGGCCAGTGTTACGGCGAAAGATGAAATTGGTGTGCTGGCGGAGGGGTTTAACGATATGATTTCTTCTCAGCAGAGATTGATACAGGACATTAAGCTGAGCTCACACAGTATCTCGGAGGCACTGGACAACACCGAGAAGAATGTATTTGTACTCGACGGGAGTATTTCGGAAATCTCGGCGATAACCGAGGAGTTGTCGGCCGGGATGCAGCAGACGGCAGCTACTATGCAGGAAATGAACGCCAGCACGAATGAAATCGAGTCTGCGATCAGCGGCATTGCCCGTAAAGCCCAGGAAGGCGCCGAGGCGGCCGGACAGATCAATGAACGTGCTGATAAGCTGAAGGAAGCTGCTATCCGGTCCAGGCAGCAAGCGGATGTGGTATACGGGCAGAGCGAGGAGAAGCTGCGTAGTGCGATAGAGCAGGCGGGGTCCATCTCACAGATCACGGCCTTGTCAGGCGCGATTCTTGAAATTGCCGCGCAGACCAATCTGCTGTCGCTTAATGCATCCATTGAAGCTGCCAGAGCGGGTGATGCAGGCCGGGGCTTCGCCGTTGTAGCTGAGGAGATCCGCAAGCTGGCTGAAACTTCACGCACGACTGTTACGGAGATCCAGGACGTAACCGAATCCGTTGTAAAGGCGGTCTCCAAGCTTGTTGAGGGTGCGGAGAGTATGCTGCGCTTTATGGACAGCCAAGTGCTGAAAGATTACGATTCCATGCAGGAGACCGGTCAGCGGTACAGTGAGGATGCCCGGTACATTGATGAGCTCGTGACGGATTTCAGTGCCACTTCCGAACAGCTTCTCGCCTCTATTCAGAGCATGCTGACAGCGATTGGAGAGACCAGCAGCGCTGCGAACGAAGGGGCAGAAGGGGCCAGCAGCATTGCTGTCCAGGCAGAGCAGATTATCGGTAAATCTGGTGAGATCGTGACGGAGATGGACGAGATTAAGAATAGCTCGGCACTGCTGCAGCAGGCCGTATCCAGATTTAAGGCATAA
- the ilvA gene encoding threonine ammonia-lyase IlvA, which yields MRDGEDRIVGMEDIVRAHHVLREVIVRTPLQLDAVLSAKYDCNVYLKREDLQIVRSFKIRGAYNMIRSLPAEDRAKGIVCASAGNHAQGVAYSCKALGIKGKVYMPSTTPNQKIKQVRRFGGEFVEVILKGDTFDDAYEEALQACVDHSMTLIHPFDEPRIIAGNGTIAMEVMESLDKPADFVFVTIGGGGLAAGVATYVKTVSPATKVIGVEPTGAASMSEALQCGEVVTLAEINKFVDGAAVKRVGGLTYDICARLLDDVVKVPEGKACTTILELYNENAIVVEPAGSLPIAALDMYRDQIRGKTVVCIVSGGNNDIDRMQEIKERSLIYEGLKHYFMINFPQRAGALKEFLAEVLGPDDDITRFEYTKKNDKENGPALVGIELFQREDYEPLIERMKQKGVDYTEINKEPNLFNMLI from the coding sequence ATGAGAGACGGCGAAGACCGGATCGTAGGAATGGAAGATATTGTGCGGGCACACCATGTGCTGCGGGAGGTAATCGTCCGTACGCCGCTTCAGCTGGATGCGGTGCTGTCAGCCAAGTATGACTGCAATGTATACTTGAAGCGCGAAGATTTGCAGATTGTCCGTTCCTTCAAGATTCGTGGCGCATACAATATGATTCGCAGCCTGCCTGCTGAAGATAGAGCCAAGGGTATTGTCTGCGCAAGTGCGGGGAACCATGCACAAGGGGTAGCTTACTCCTGCAAAGCGCTGGGGATTAAAGGGAAAGTCTATATGCCAAGCACGACACCGAACCAGAAGATCAAGCAGGTCCGGCGCTTTGGCGGTGAATTTGTGGAGGTTATTCTCAAGGGGGATACCTTTGATGATGCGTATGAAGAGGCCCTTCAGGCTTGCGTAGATCATAGCATGACCCTGATTCACCCGTTTGATGAACCGCGGATTATTGCCGGTAACGGAACGATTGCCATGGAGGTTATGGAGAGCCTGGACAAGCCGGCGGATTTTGTGTTTGTCACCATTGGCGGCGGCGGTCTGGCAGCAGGCGTAGCCACCTATGTGAAGACCGTAAGTCCTGCGACGAAGGTCATCGGTGTGGAGCCGACAGGGGCAGCTTCCATGAGTGAAGCCCTGCAATGCGGAGAAGTTGTAACCCTGGCGGAGATTAATAAATTTGTAGATGGGGCTGCCGTGAAGCGTGTCGGCGGATTAACCTATGATATTTGTGCCCGTCTTTTGGATGATGTGGTCAAAGTGCCGGAGGGCAAGGCGTGCACGACGATTCTGGAGCTGTACAATGAGAATGCAATTGTTGTTGAACCGGCAGGCTCGCTGCCTATTGCGGCACTCGACATGTACCGGGATCAAATCCGCGGCAAAACAGTGGTCTGTATCGTCAGCGGCGGCAACAATGATATTGACCGGATGCAGGAAATTAAGGAGCGTTCGCTCATTTATGAAGGACTCAAGCATTACTTCATGATCAACTTCCCGCAGCGTGCCGGTGCGCTGAAGGAGTTCCTGGCCGAAGTGCTCGGACCTGATGATGACATTACCCGTTTTGAATATACCAAGAAGAATGATAAAGAGAACGGGCCGGCGCTTGTCGGGATTGAGCTGTTCCAGCGGGAAGATTATGAGCCGCTTATCGAACGGATGAAGCAGAAGGGCGTCGATTATACGGAGATTAACAAGGAACCTAATTTATTTAATATGCTGATCTAA
- a CDS encoding DUF1129 family protein, whose translation MKVKAMIKENNALREQMTPFNRSYFEDMILAMRASRVDPVRAEKLLLEAAALLLQGQGKGRNAKQIFGEHPEDYFKDIMDSVPARPERSKLNYYLMIAWTALTLFFGVMAIAGLFMEWSGGSADMFGKVSVFTLIVVGLGSIVLMELLVRWMSSLSENDAPKAKTFDIKALGIYVAVAVVVIFAGIFLDNLFPVITISPWVSLIISLAGGLGLKFIFFKS comes from the coding sequence ATGAAAGTCAAAGCCATGATTAAAGAAAACAACGCCTTGCGTGAACAAATGACCCCGTTTAACCGTTCCTACTTTGAAGATATGATTCTGGCTATGCGGGCAAGCCGGGTAGACCCGGTACGTGCGGAGAAGCTGCTGCTGGAAGCGGCGGCACTGCTGCTGCAGGGACAGGGCAAAGGCAGAAACGCCAAGCAAATCTTCGGTGAGCATCCGGAGGATTATTTCAAGGATATTATGGACAGCGTTCCAGCGCGGCCTGAACGCAGCAAACTGAACTATTACCTGATGATTGCGTGGACGGCGCTGACCCTATTTTTCGGCGTAATGGCCATTGCCGGGCTCTTTATGGAGTGGAGCGGCGGTTCGGCAGATATGTTCGGCAAGGTTAGTGTATTTACACTGATCGTCGTAGGCTTGGGTTCCATCGTGCTTATGGAGCTGCTGGTGAGATGGATGTCTTCACTGTCAGAGAATGATGCGCCGAAAGCCAAGACTTTCGATATTAAGGCACTCGGTATCTATGTCGCAGTGGCTGTCGTTGTGATTTTTGCCGGGATATTCCTCGATAATCTGTTCCCGGTGATTACGATCTCACCCTGGGTAAGCCTGATTATAAGTCTGGCCGGCGGGCTCGGACTGAAATTTATATTTTTCAAATCCTAA
- a CDS encoding alpha/beta hydrolase, whose amino-acid sequence MERNIVIRHNQEELTASIHYPSREKGTSGRCKDRVPLAVICHGFVGNRIGVDRIFVKAARELAQDGYMVIRFDYAGCGESSGNYGSEDMESMIAQTRAVLDYGIGSADVDPQRVTLIGHSLGGAVALLTAVRDRRVKNLVLWAAVGYPFNDIVKIVGREAYDRSVKAGSADYAGYSFTPVYFNSLAAFQPFQEAGKFSGDVLVIHGTSDDVIPVDYAFLYQKLFWTRPEGRCDKEIIFQGDHTFSSGPAQEQVLKRTKDWMNQQEHLQQEWQNWMI is encoded by the coding sequence ATGGAGCGGAATATTGTAATCCGGCATAACCAGGAAGAACTTACAGCGAGCATACACTATCCATCACGGGAAAAGGGAACCTCCGGACGATGCAAGGACCGGGTGCCTCTGGCGGTCATCTGCCACGGGTTCGTGGGTAACCGGATCGGTGTTGACCGGATTTTTGTTAAGGCTGCGCGTGAGCTGGCCCAGGACGGATATATGGTAATCCGCTTCGACTATGCAGGCTGCGGTGAGAGCAGCGGCAATTACGGCAGTGAGGACATGGAATCGATGATTGCCCAGACCCGGGCAGTCCTGGACTACGGCATCGGCTCAGCGGATGTCGATCCGCAGCGCGTCACCCTGATCGGTCACAGCCTCGGGGGAGCAGTAGCGCTTCTGACAGCCGTCCGTGACCGCCGGGTTAAGAACCTTGTGCTGTGGGCGGCGGTTGGCTATCCGTTCAATGATATTGTGAAGATCGTGGGCAGAGAGGCCTATGACCGGTCTGTCAAAGCCGGCTCTGCCGATTATGCGGGCTATTCCTTTACTCCGGTGTATTTCAACTCCCTTGCGGCGTTCCAGCCTTTTCAGGAGGCCGGCAAATTCAGCGGCGATGTGCTGGTCATTCATGGCACCTCCGATGATGTGATTCCAGTCGATTATGCGTTCCTATACCAGAAGCTGTTCTGGACACGCCCCGAAGGGCGCTGCGACAAAGAAATCATCTTCCAGGGAGATCATACCTTCTCATCCGGACCGGCGCAGGAACAGGTACTGAAACGGACCAAGGACTGGATGAACCAGCAGGAGCATTTACAGCAGGAATGGCAGAACTGGATGATATAA
- a CDS encoding DODA-type extradiol aromatic ring-opening family dioxygenase: MKLPAFFIAHGSPVLALEDNEYTRFLERLGQDLGTPRGIVVFSAHWDSPEQLITVDAQHETQHDFYGFPEEMYSLTYPAPGDPALSSRISELFNQSNLPHQPVLGRGLDHGVWVILKKMFPQADIPVVALSVDSLRSPEEQYTIGRMLAPLREEGILLLGSGGLVHNLRMLKQDDQPESWAQEFDAWIAKGLESWDLPSLFAYEKKAPHVRDAVPSYGREHFVPLFYIMGTADAGRQAQLMIQAYQYGTLSLNCWMVD, translated from the coding sequence ATGAAATTACCGGCATTTTTTATCGCGCATGGCTCTCCGGTCCTCGCGCTCGAGGATAACGAATATACCCGTTTCCTGGAGCGCCTTGGTCAGGATCTGGGGACGCCCCGGGGCATCGTTGTTTTCTCTGCACACTGGGACAGTCCCGAACAGCTGATTACGGTAGATGCACAGCACGAAACGCAGCATGATTTCTATGGATTTCCGGAAGAAATGTACTCCCTGACCTACCCGGCACCTGGCGATCCAGCGCTTAGCAGCCGGATTTCCGAGCTTTTTAACCAGAGCAATCTCCCGCACCAGCCTGTTCTGGGCCGTGGTCTGGATCATGGCGTTTGGGTCATTCTTAAGAAGATGTTCCCTCAGGCCGACATTCCGGTTGTGGCATTATCAGTGGATTCTCTACGCTCGCCTGAGGAACAGTATACGATCGGGCGGATGCTGGCTCCGCTGCGTGAAGAAGGGATTCTGCTGCTCGGCAGCGGCGGACTCGTACACAATCTGCGCATGCTGAAGCAGGATGATCAGCCCGAATCCTGGGCTCAGGAGTTCGACGCCTGGATCGCCAAAGGACTCGAAAGCTGGGATCTGCCTTCCTTGTTCGCTTATGAGAAGAAGGCGCCGCATGTGCGGGATGCCGTCCCCTCTTATGGAAGAGAGCATTTTGTTCCGCTGTTTTACATTATGGGCACTGCCGATGCCGGCAGGCAGGCGCAGCTGATGATTCAAGCTTACCAGTACGGCACGCTTAGTCTTAATTGTTGGATGGTCGATTAG
- a CDS encoding DUF3048 domain-containing protein has translation MPLNRYPFRLISGILLAVLLLSACGSENPAPESAPTAVPTLSPLPSTIPEPSPTAEPAAQQVSGLTGLPVQEGSLPRPLAVMINNAPAARPQSGVSEADILYEVLAEGGITRIIGIFQSHTGVVKIGPIRSIRPYLIDLGESYGGVTVHAGGSPAAYAILQRQKKEDMDEIGKAGAYFWRDKERKAPHNLYSNAAKLREGAAKLGYAESVEVPGYQFTDPDFLPTEGEAAAELNVNFLLKSYTVGYKYDAQRRTYLRSVNGKPHLDLNNNSPVEAANVMVIGADHKVLDDVGRLQVDVELGGEALLFQRGTVLKGKWARNPGDIIRFVKADGTEALMYPGVTHILIVPNSPSFSSHVEYPVLPSQG, from the coding sequence ATGCCCCTGAACCGCTATCCTTTCCGGCTGATATCCGGTATTCTGCTTGCTGTCCTGCTGCTCTCCGCCTGCGGGTCAGAGAACCCGGCGCCAGAGTCCGCTCCGACGGCCGTGCCTACCTTGTCTCCGCTCCCAAGCACAATACCGGAGCCTTCACCTACTGCTGAACCGGCAGCACAGCAGGTGTCCGGACTAACCGGCCTTCCCGTGCAGGAGGGCAGTCTGCCGCGTCCGCTCGCCGTCATGATCAACAACGCGCCAGCCGCCCGTCCGCAGTCCGGGGTAAGCGAGGCCGACATCCTGTATGAAGTGCTGGCCGAAGGCGGGATCACCCGGATCATCGGGATATTCCAAAGCCATACAGGAGTGGTCAAAATCGGTCCGATCCGCAGCATCCGCCCTTATCTGATTGATCTCGGCGAGAGCTATGGCGGGGTAACAGTGCATGCCGGTGGCAGTCCGGCAGCTTATGCCATCCTCCAGCGGCAGAAGAAGGAGGATATGGACGAGATCGGCAAGGCCGGTGCTTATTTCTGGCGGGACAAGGAACGCAAAGCGCCGCATAATTTGTACAGCAACGCAGCGAAGCTGCGTGAAGGAGCTGCGAAGCTGGGCTATGCCGAGAGTGTAGAGGTTCCGGGTTACCAGTTCACCGATCCCGACTTCCTGCCGACTGAGGGAGAAGCCGCAGCGGAGCTGAACGTTAATTTTTTGCTCAAAAGCTATACAGTAGGCTATAAATATGATGCGCAGCGCCGAACCTATCTCCGCTCGGTCAACGGTAAGCCGCATCTGGATCTGAATAATAATAGTCCGGTGGAGGCTGCCAATGTCATGGTGATCGGAGCGGATCATAAGGTGCTTGACGATGTAGGCAGACTTCAGGTCGATGTGGAGCTGGGCGGAGAGGCGCTGCTCTTCCAGCGCGGAACAGTCCTGAAGGGCAAATGGGCGCGCAATCCGGGAGATATCATCCGCTTTGTAAAGGCAGACGGCACGGAAGCGCTGATGTACCCCGGGGTGACCCATATACTGATCGTACCGAACAGCCCTTCCTTCAGCAGTCATGTGGAGTATCCGGTTTTGCCAAGCCAGGGCTGA
- a CDS encoding DUF47 domain-containing protein encodes MKLKKKDIFFETLENMADTIVQAADYFAQNITSLRDNVDNFAAVMKKYENQCDTYTHTVIKELNKTFITPLERDDIMDLITSMDDVMDGLEASASRFYMYNLLDADEYIVQFAEILRQSAYEIQKAVHLLSQKKLLAIREYTIRLNDLENQGDEVLRICTKNLFETVTDPIELIKRKELYERLETTTDKCEDVANMLESIIMRNS; translated from the coding sequence ATGAAGTTGAAAAAAAAGGATATTTTCTTTGAGACGCTGGAAAATATGGCGGATACCATTGTTCAGGCGGCAGATTACTTCGCTCAGAATATTACCAGTCTCCGGGATAATGTCGATAATTTCGCTGCGGTGATGAAGAAGTACGAAAACCAATGCGATACCTACACGCACACTGTCATCAAGGAATTGAACAAAACGTTCATCACTCCGCTTGAGCGTGACGACATTATGGATTTGATCACCAGCATGGATGATGTTATGGATGGTCTGGAGGCTTCAGCTTCACGGTTCTATATGTATAACCTGCTGGACGCGGATGAATATATTGTGCAGTTCGCGGAAATCCTCCGCCAGTCTGCCTATGAAATTCAAAAAGCGGTCCATCTGCTCTCCCAGAAAAAGCTGCTCGCGATTCGTGAATATACGATCCGTCTGAATGATCTGGAGAATCAGGGTGACGAGGTACTTCGTATCTGCACCAAAAACCTGTTCGAAACCGTTACAGATCCTATCGAGCTGATTAAGCGCAAAGAGCTTTACGAGCGGTTGGAAACGACCACTGATAAATGTGAAGACGTAGCCAACATGCTGGAATCGATCATCATGCGCAATTCATAA